One region of Aminobacterium colombiense DSM 12261 genomic DNA includes:
- a CDS encoding ribose-phosphate diphosphokinase, whose protein sequence is MGSSSRELKIFSGTAHPEFARRICAELGVELSRAKHYRFSDGELGLSIEESVRGADVFVVQPTCNPVNEHLMQLFIMLDALKRASAYRINVVTPYFGYARQDRKTKARDPISAKLVADLLEHSGASRLITADLHAGQIQGFFDIPVDHLTGVPLLANYFKENFPSEIKREEVVVVAPDVGGVVRARRFAVTLNADLAIVDKRRSHDVANLCEVMEIIGDVEGKVAILIDDIIDTAGTICNAAAALKERGAQKVYACATHGVLSGPALERLEKAEIDSVILTDTIPLPESKNLDKITQLSIAPLFAEAIARVHSDRSVSSLFS, encoded by the coding sequence ATGGGTTCCAGTTCCAGGGAACTGAAGATTTTTTCGGGAACAGCCCATCCGGAATTCGCCAGAAGAATCTGTGCGGAACTGGGTGTAGAGCTTTCTCGGGCCAAACATTACCGATTTTCTGATGGAGAGCTGGGACTTTCCATTGAAGAGAGTGTTCGGGGAGCGGATGTCTTTGTGGTTCAGCCCACATGCAATCCTGTTAATGAACACCTTATGCAGCTTTTTATAATGCTAGATGCACTGAAGCGAGCCTCTGCCTACCGAATTAATGTGGTCACGCCTTATTTTGGGTATGCCCGCCAGGATCGAAAAACAAAGGCTAGAGATCCTATTTCTGCTAAACTTGTGGCAGACCTTCTTGAGCATAGTGGCGCATCCCGCCTTATAACAGCAGATCTCCATGCTGGACAGATCCAGGGTTTTTTTGATATTCCTGTAGACCACCTGACTGGCGTTCCTCTCTTGGCGAATTACTTCAAAGAGAATTTCCCCAGTGAGATAAAGAGAGAAGAAGTAGTGGTTGTAGCTCCAGATGTAGGTGGAGTCGTTAGGGCTCGTCGTTTTGCTGTGACGTTAAATGCGGATCTCGCTATTGTCGACAAGCGTCGCTCCCATGATGTGGCGAATCTTTGTGAGGTAATGGAAATTATTGGTGATGTTGAAGGTAAAGTAGCTATTCTTATAGACGATATCATCGATACAGCCGGCACGATTTGCAACGCTGCTGCAGCTTTGAAAGAGCGTGGAGCACAAAAAGTCTATGCTTGTGCCACCCATGGTGTTCTTTCTGGTCCAGCTCTTGAAAGATTGGAAAAAGCAGAAATTGACAGCGTTATTCTTACAGACACGATTCCATTGCCTGAAAGCAAAAACTTAGATAAAATTACACAGTTATCTATTGCTCCGCTCTTTGCAGAGGCAATAGCGCGAGTGCACAGCGATCGATCTGTAAGCAGCTTGTTCAGTTAA
- the glmU gene encoding bifunctional UDP-N-acetylglucosamine diphosphorylase/glucosamine-1-phosphate N-acetyltransferase GlmU: MGEVTKRRTVGVLILAAGKGTRMKSSLPKVLQPVLEEPLLFYSLQTALEAGSDGSAVVVGHEGALVESYMALHWPGVRSIWQHEQLGTGHAVQIAREWWRSFSDVLIIPGDAPLLRSDILADLIKTHVNSLGACTFASFTTQNPDGYGRVVRSGKGLSIIEEKDASEEIKKINEVNSGIYLFRSTDLLSNIDLLANENAQGEYYLPDVVELLCKQEKKVDAVCFNNGVDFQGVNSPIHLSEVTSILRTRILNYWMDKGVKCADPASIFVGPRVKLEGDIWIDPFVQMYGDTSVGEGTRVGSHSLIRNSKIGRDVNIINFVSIASSEIEDHATIGPFTYIRENSHIGEGAFVGKFVEIKKSSIGSGSKVPHLSYIGDGVIGSKVNIGAGTITCNYDGVAKNPTHIGDRCFVGSNTMLVAPVTLGDDSYTAAGSVITKDVPEGALAVARAKQKNIEGWVLRREGSRKEGGKE, from the coding sequence ATGGGGGAAGTGACGAAACGTCGAACAGTGGGTGTTTTGATTCTCGCTGCGGGAAAGGGTACGAGAATGAAAAGCAGCCTTCCTAAAGTACTCCAACCTGTTCTCGAAGAACCTCTCCTTTTTTATTCTCTCCAGACGGCTCTGGAGGCAGGATCTGACGGGAGTGCGGTCGTTGTTGGGCATGAAGGTGCGTTGGTGGAATCTTACATGGCCCTGCATTGGCCTGGTGTGCGGTCTATATGGCAACATGAACAGCTGGGGACAGGTCACGCTGTTCAAATAGCAAGGGAATGGTGGCGCTCTTTTTCAGATGTCCTTATAATTCCAGGCGATGCCCCCCTTCTCAGAAGCGACATTCTTGCTGATCTTATTAAAACACATGTTAATTCCCTAGGTGCTTGCACCTTTGCAAGTTTTACAACTCAGAATCCTGATGGGTATGGCCGAGTGGTGAGAAGTGGAAAAGGATTGTCTATAATTGAAGAAAAGGATGCATCAGAAGAAATAAAGAAAATAAACGAAGTTAACAGTGGCATATATCTTTTCAGATCCACAGATCTTCTTTCAAACATTGATTTGCTTGCAAATGAAAATGCCCAGGGAGAATATTATTTACCTGATGTAGTGGAGCTTCTCTGCAAGCAGGAAAAGAAAGTAGATGCTGTTTGTTTTAACAACGGCGTAGACTTTCAGGGAGTCAATAGCCCCATCCACCTTTCTGAAGTAACATCTATTTTGCGAACTAGGATTTTAAATTACTGGATGGACAAAGGAGTGAAATGCGCAGATCCCGCGAGTATCTTTGTGGGCCCCCGTGTAAAGCTTGAGGGGGACATATGGATCGATCCTTTTGTTCAGATGTATGGGGACACAAGTGTTGGCGAAGGGACCCGTGTGGGAAGTCATTCTCTTATTCGTAACTCTAAAATTGGCAGAGATGTTAACATTATAAATTTTGTCTCTATAGCTTCAAGTGAAATAGAAGACCATGCTACAATTGGACCGTTCACCTATATAAGAGAGAACTCTCATATTGGTGAGGGCGCTTTTGTGGGTAAATTCGTGGAAATTAAAAAAAGCTCAATTGGTTCCGGCAGCAAAGTGCCCCATCTTTCCTATATAGGAGATGGCGTAATTGGCAGCAAAGTGAACATAGGCGCAGGAACAATAACATGTAATTATGACGGTGTTGCCAAAAATCCCACTCACATTGGTGATCGATGTTTTGTGGGAAGTAATACAATGTTAGTTGCACCGGTAACTCTTGGTGATGACTCTTACACAGCGGCAGGATCAGTAATTACTAAGGATGTCCCAGAAGGGGCCCTTGCTGTTGCTCGAGCTAAACAGAAAAATATCGAGGGATGGGTTTTGCGCCGTGAAGGCAGCAGAAAAGAAGGGGGTAAAGAGTGA